In one window of Archocentrus centrarchus isolate MPI-CPG fArcCen1 chromosome 11, fArcCen1, whole genome shotgun sequence DNA:
- the nup42 gene encoding nucleoporin NUP42, with translation MPVCSFFLQGRCRYGEKCWNEHPRGGSRGGGGGGGYNNNNYGGRAPGQQQSRSGGFGNRVWVNPSQQKGSYIQPSSFSQGSDDWGHGGGGGGGGGGGRRDNVKSSEFSFSTQNRFSSLDTPSNFDRGGRGGGGRATTGETAGEEDDDKKLEIIQMDMDVWEKSGQWGFSCYCSFRTPISGFNDLSPEELRLEYYSTRASGDLQSYMNGVNQLFSQWQSRVKELKILNPATRAALLAELNGTAPQASSGGFGSTSATGFGSSTSSFGSKGFGAPAPVQASGFSFSASNSGFGSASTQSSSTGFGSILAAATQHPSGFGSASSSAPSASTFSFASTDKPAAASGFGSASGFSLPSTASTGGGFGSGFGVVAPAATGSSSTFVQKTAGFEATQPTSGTGTAGGASDSLFSPQSKLTEEELNQFKAKRFTLGQIPLKPPPADLLAV, from the exons ATGCCAGTGTGCAGCTTCTTCCTTCAGGGCCGCTGTCGGTACGGCGAAAAATGTTGGAATGAGCACCCGAGAGGAGGAAGCaggggaggtggaggaggtggaggttataacaacaacaactacgGCGGCCGCGCCCCTGGGCAGCAGCAGTCTAGAAGTGGAG GGTTTGGAAACAGAGTTTGGGTGAATCCTTCCCAGCAAAAAGGAAGCTACATCCAGCCTTCATCCTTCTCTCAAGGAAGTGACGACTGGGGTcatggaggagggggaggaggtggtggtggtggaggaagaAGAGATAACGTGAAGAGTTCCGAATTTAGTTTCTCAACTCAAAACAGATTTTCGTCTCTTGATACTCCCAGCAACTTTGACAGGGGAGGCCGGGGGGGAGGAGGAAGGGCAACGACGGGAGAAACAGCTGGTGAAGAAGATGATGACAAAAAact GGAAATCATTCAGATGGACATGGATGTTTGGGAGAAGTCTGGTCAGTGGGGATTCTCCTGTTATTGTAGCTTCAGGACGCCTATATCTG GTTTCAACGATCTCTCTCCTGAAGAACTCAGGCTGGAGTACTACTCcacaagagcttcaggagatCTGCAGAGCTAC aTGAACGGTGTCAATCAGCTTTTCAGCCAGTGGCAAAGCAGAGTCAAGGAGTTAAAGATTCTGAATCCAGCCACTCGGGCAGCGCTg CTTGCAGAGTTAAACGGCACCGCACCTCAGGCATCTTCAGGTGGCTTTGGCTCCACGTCAGCAACTGGATTTGGATCCTCTACCTCCAGCTTTGGAAGCAAAG GTTTTGGAGCCCCAGCACCTGTCCAGGCCAGCGGTTTCAGCTTTTCTGCTTCAAATAGTGGATTTGGTTCTGCATCGACACAGTCATCTTCAACAGGTTTTGGTAGCATTTTAGCAGCTGCTACACAACATCCTTCTGGGTTTGGCTCTGCATCCTCGTCTGCACCTTCAGCGTCAACTTTCTCCTTCGCCTCCACGGACAAACCAGCAGCCGCTTCAGGATTTGGATCTGCCTCTGGATTCAGTTTGCCCTCTACGGCAAGCACCGGGGGAGGGTTCGGTAGTGGTTTCGGGGTTGTAGCCCCTGCCGCAACAGGAAGCAGCAGTACCTTTGTGCAGAAGACTGCAGGATTTGAGGCCACTCAACCCACTTCAGGAACTGGGACTGCTGGGGGGGCATCGGACAGTCTGTTTTCTCCTCAGAGCAAACTGACTGAGGAGGAACTGAATCAGTTCAAGGCTAAGAGATTCACACTGGGACAGATTCCGCTGAAACCTCCTCCTGCTGACCTGCTAGCGGTATGA
- the LOC115788483 gene encoding gasdermin-E-like — translation MFSKATANLVHEIDPDGLLIHVSRVNDSHKLVPMALVIKRKRWFWQRPKYQPTDFTLSDLLLGNKELTPGVSESEFLTYKGTYGSTFDSELGPEAGSASVKLEGRGTTKLQSCFGKLKKEEVDVKKLLLDSSNRSVDMQHVLVQQLEKRAEVVALVKERIFTTSPCSITQTKVEECTFQGVLGLVGMLGSSVKVCVKDSNSIEVDSDVAMEIPSGTVIAYSILELEIKKDGQYHLCLKPGTIGGFESDSISMSLHSEDSFSAVDGKCNKQQDPQKVPLIALHNETQEKDLSPLAELPQSTRWPLFKKLQETLKDRPALSYLQLVLEDLCRNGKHNGTTKEEQASAESHTESTLNAAHLLVSALEELPDETLELLSKSCPDFLQAFNTLVCRFKKSSCNALSIQSLPALLQDNQAFQLAEQLLCSAGVKLRRDADQLWIESRDNVGVLPVVLFLSVHGLHLLCNALQ, via the exons ATGTTTTCCAAGGCCACTGCCAACTTAGTCCATGAGATTGACCCCGATGGACTCCTCATCCACGTGTCCCGAGTAAATGACTCACACAAACTGGTTCCCATGGCACTCGTGATCAAACGCAAGCGCTGGTTCTGGCAGAGACCCAAGTATCAACCTACAGATTTCACCCTCAGCGACCTGTTGCTGGGAAACAAGGAGCTCACACCTG GAGTGTCTGAGTCAGAATTCCTGACCTACAAGGGGACATATGGATCTACTTTTGATAGTGAGCTGGGCCCAGAAGCCGGCTCTGCCAGTGTCAAACTGGAGGGGCGGGGCACCACCAAGCTCCAGTCATGTTTTgggaagctgaagaaggaggaaGTGGATGTGAAGAAGCTACTACTTGACTCTAGCAACAG GTCAGTGGACATGCAGCATGTGCTGGTTCAGCAGCTGGAGAAGCGGGCCGAAGTGGTGGCACTAGTGAAGGAGAGGATTTTCACCACCAGCCCCTGCTCCATCACCCAGACAAAAGTGGAGGAGTGCACCTTTCAGGGGGTGCTCGGGCTGGTGGGCATGCTGGGGAGCTCTGTTAAG GTGTGTGTGAAGGATAGCAACAGCATTGAGGTTGACAGCGATGTTGCCATGGAGATCCCCTCTGGTACAGTCATCGCGTACAGCATCCTGGAACTGGAGATTAAAAAAGACGGACAATAtc ATTTATGTCTAAAGCCTGGCACAATAGGAGGCTTCGAGTCAGACTCCATCTCGATGTCCTTGCATTCCGAGGATTCCTTTAGCGCAGTGGATGGAAAGTGCAATAAGCAGCAGGATCCACAGAAAGTCCCCCTGATTGCCCTTCATAATG AAACGCAGGAAAAAGACCTTTCTCCTCTGGCAGAGCTCCCCCAGTCAACCCGATGGCCGTTGTTCAAGAAGCTCCAAGAAACTCTGAAGGACAGACCTGCTCTGTCATATCTGCAGCTTGTG CTGGAGGATTTGTGTCGCAATGGAAAGCACAATGGGACCACAAAAGAAGAGCAAGCCAGCGCAGAGAGTCACACTGAAAGCACCCTAAATGCAGCACACCTGTTGGTCAGTGCCCTGGAAG AGTTGCCCGATGAAACTCTGGAACTTCTGAGCAAGAGCTGTCCAGATTTTCTGCAGGCCTTCAACACACTG GTATGCAGATTCAAGAAGAGCAGCTGCAATGCTCTCTCCATTCAGTCTCTCCCAGCCCTGCTGCAGGATAACCAGGCCTTTCAGCTGGCAGAACAGCTGCTTTGCTCTGCCGGTGTGAAGCTGAGGAGAGACGCTGACCAGCTGTGGATAGAAAGCAGAGATAACGTGGGAGTCCTCCCAGTGGTCCTCTTTCTCAGCGTCCATGGATTGCATTTGCTCTGCAATGCACTGCAATAG